A single region of the Musa acuminata AAA Group cultivar baxijiao chromosome BXJ1-11, Cavendish_Baxijiao_AAA, whole genome shotgun sequence genome encodes:
- the LOC103972359 gene encoding uncharacterized protein LOC103972359 isoform X1, which yields MDAKKKKNKKKKGNQNKVAEDATSNSEKVAVQESNNGSGLEENCNAHNSTDVHGQNVGVSESDMEHDKNKIYEENFAKLQEQVRELEYEKALWFQKQAIYAPLKANLEEKIKVLQEEVDLCAQKEAFVEEKLKNVESFKDSLVLTEISLKERIARVEEASTALDTQVKELQGLRNTFFEENQQLMEKVTGLEQKIQSIEERAPSHENLTETMTKLPEDDFSAQQTEASSALFGDQTSGSTELSEKVNEPYIVPEKHGGHPSGTDLNRVEMLDRASSPSHYVSDFREKIKDSGETVHPSVQLQENFGANNGINDLDSETVNRPGPPPSDEPRGSEPATVPFDEIQIHKEDLTGVKNNEIAEAVPLSDAPLIGAPFRLISFMAKYVSGADLVKQNSSRSGH from the exons ATGgatgcaaagaagaagaagaacaagaaaaagaaaggcaACCAGAATAAAGTTGCAGAAGATGCCACATCCAATTCTGAAAAAGTGGCTGTGCAGGAGTCAAACAATGGTTCTGGTCTGGAGGAAAATTGCAATGCACATAATTCCACTGATGTCCATGGTCAGAATGTTGGAGTGTCTGAATCAGATATGGAGCATGACAAGAACAAGATATATGAAGAGAACTTT GCCAAATTACAGGAACAAGTCAGAGAGTTGGAGTATGAGAAAGCTTTGTGGTTCCAGAAACAGGCAATCTATGCCCCCCTTAAA GCCAACTTGGAGGAGAAAATTAAAGTTTTACAGGAAGAAGTAGACTTATGTGCGCAAAAAGAG GCTTTTGTAGAGGAGAAACTCAAGAATGTCGAGAGTTTCAAAGACAGCTTGGTTCTAACAGAG ATCTCATTGAAGGAAAGGATTGCTAGGGTAGAGGAAGCTAGCACTGCACTTGATACACAG GTAAAAGAGTTGCAAGGATTGAGAAACACTTTTTTCGAAGAAAATCAACAGTTGATGGAAAAGGTGACGGGCTTGGAGCAAAAGATTCAAAGCATTGAGGAGAGAGCTCCTTCACATGAAAACTTGACTGAGACGATGACAAAG CTTCCTGAAGATGATTTCTCTGCACAACAAACAGAAGCATCCAGTGCCCTGTTTGGTGATCAAACATCTGGAAGTACAGAGCTTTCGGAGAAG GTGAATGAACCATACATTGTACCTGAAAAACATGGTGGTCATCCTTCTGGTACTGACCTTAATAGGGTCGAGATGCTGGATAGAGCTTCCTCTCCAAGTCATTATGTATCAGACTTCAGGGAAAAGATAAAGGATTCAGGTGAAACTGTTCATCCCTCCGTCCAACTGCAGGAGAACTTTGGTGCTAATAATGGCATCAATGACTTGGATTCTGAAACTGTTAACCGACCAGGACCACCACCATCAGATGAGCCAAGAGGAAGTGAACCCGCAACAGTTCCATTTGATGAAATTCAAATTCACAAGGAAGACTTAACTGGAGTTAAGAATAATGAAATAGCAGAGGCAGTTCCTCTCTCAGACGCCCCACTTATTGGAGCCCCTTTCCGGTTGATTTCTTTCATGGCCAAATATGTTAGTGGCGCTGATCTGGTGAAACAGAACAGCTCGAGATCTGGCCACTAA
- the LOC135597759 gene encoding cytochrome P450 714B3-like, which yields MEVPLQVLLSLCLIGVCSLVVYLYYIAWLRPQGIRSKLRQQGIAGPPSLFLYGSSLEMKRLLMAERTRGGRGGEVKHGFTQHVFPHFEQWRKEYGPVFTYSLGNAVVLHVSHPDWVKEISLCSSLDLGKSSYLKKSHEPLFGQGILKSSGKSWSHQRKILAPEFFSDKVKGMVELMVDSAWPLLKSWEEKVELSGGTAAINVDEDLRRYSADVISRTCFGSNYSRGKEIFLKIRELQKAVSSPNLFAEITGLRFPTKGGREVHRLNREISSLILKTVKDGNGTEQYTSQKSLLQAILRSADDDLPSPATPDSFVVDICKNVYFAGHETTAVTTSWCLMLLALHPQWQARARAEAAAVCGHRPPDANSLQKMKTLTMVIQETLRLYPPGAYVARETMQEMEFGGVRIPKGVSIFVQSSALHHDPSIWGPDVLEFNPERFARGVLGACQLPQTYLPFGVGPRTCLGQHFAMTELKVLLSLILLRFSISLSPNYRHSPALRLIVEPEHGVELLLKKEEDLVTSSGIYQ from the exons atggaggtgCCTCTGCAGGTTTTGCTTTCTCTGTGTTTGATAGGAGTTTGCAGCTTGGTTGTCTACCTCTACTACATCGCGTGGCTGCGACCCCAAGGCATCCGCAGCAAGCTGAGGCAGCAAGGGATAGCAGGGCCGCCGTCGTTGTTCCTctatggaagctcgctggaaatgAAGAGGCTTCTAATGGCGGAAAGGACTCGAGgaggccgaggaggagaggtaaaGCATGGGTTTACGCAGCATGTGTTCCCTCACTTTGAGCAGTGGAGGAAGGAGTACG GTCCAGTGTTTACGTACTCACTGGGCAACGCAGTAGTGTTGCATGTCAGCCATCCAGATTGGGTGAAGGAGATCAGCCTCTGCTCATCTCTCGACCTGGGGAAGTCTTCTTACTTGAAGAAGAGCCATGAGCCTCTCTTCGGTCAAGGCATCTTGAAATCTAGTGGTAAATCTTGGTCTCACCAGAGAAAGATCTTAGCACCAGAGTTCTTCTCTGACAAGGTTAAG GGCATGGTGGAGCTGATGGTGGACTCTGCCTGGCCATTGCTCAAGTCATGGGAGGAGAAGGTTGAGCTCAGCGGAGGAACCGCAGCAATCAATGTGGACGAGGATTTGAGGCGCTACTCCGCAGATGTCATCTCAAGAACATGCTTTGGGAGTAATTACAGCAGGGGGAAGGAGATCTTCTTGAAGATTAGGGAGCTGCAGAAGGCTGTTTCGAGTCCTAATCTATTTGCAGAAATCACTGGTTTAAG ATTTCCTACTAAAGGAGGCCGAGAAGTGCACCGGCTGAACAGAGAAATCAGTTCCCTAATCCTGAAGACGGTGAAGGACGGCAATGGCACCGAGCAGTACACTTCGCAGAAGAGCCTACTCCAAGCCATCCTTCGCAGCGCCGACGACGATCTTCCCTCCCCCGCCACCCCCGACAGCTTCGTCGTCGACATCTGCAAGAACGTTTACTTCGCCGGCCACGAGACCACCGCCGTGACGACGTCTTGGTGCCTCATGTTGCTCGCTCTCCACCCACAATGGCAGGCTCGCGCTCGCGCCGAGGCGGCGGCGGTCTGTGGCCACCGTCCACCGGACGCTAACTCCCTCCAAAAGATGAAGACG CTGACCATGGTGATCCAGGAGACGTTGAGGCTGTACCCCCCTGGCGCATACGTGGCGAGAGAGACGATGCAGGAGATGGAGTTCGGTGGCGTTCGCATCCCCAAGGGCGTCAGCATCTTCGTGCAGTCGTCGGCGCTGCATCACGACCCCAGCATCTGGGGGCCGGACGTGCTGGAGTTCAACCCTGAGAGATTTGCCCGGGGGGTCCTTGGCGCTTGCCAGCTCCCGCAGACGTACCTCCCCTTCGGCGTCGGGCCGCGGACGTGCCTCGGCCAGCACTTCGCCATGACCGAGCTGAAGGTCCTCCTCTCCCTTATCCTTCTCAGGTTCAGCATCTCCTTGTCGCCAAACTACCGCCACTCCCCTGCACTGAGATTGATCGTAGAGCCTGAACATGGAGTGGAGCTCCTActgaagaaggaagaagacctGGTAACCTCATCAGGTATCTATCAATGA
- the LOC103972359 gene encoding uncharacterized protein LOC103972359 isoform X3, whose protein sequence is MDAKKKKNKKKKGNQNKVAEDATSNSEKVAVQESNNGSGLEENCNAHNSTDVHGQNVGVSESDMEHDKNKIYEENFAKLQEQVRELEYEKALWFQKQAIYAPLKANLEEKIKVLQEEVDLCAQKEAFVEEKLKNVESFKDSLVLTEISLKERIARVEEASTALDTQVKELQGLRNTFFEENQQLMEKVTGLEQKIQSIEERAPSHENLTETMTKVNEPYIVPEKHGGHPSGTDLNRVEMLDRASSPSHYVSDFREKIKDSGETVHPSVQLQENFGANNGINDLDSETVNRPGPPPSDEPRGSEPATVPFDEIQIHKEDLTGVKNNEIAEAVPLSDAPLIGAPFRLISFMAKYVSGADLVKQNSSRSGH, encoded by the exons ATGgatgcaaagaagaagaagaacaagaaaaagaaaggcaACCAGAATAAAGTTGCAGAAGATGCCACATCCAATTCTGAAAAAGTGGCTGTGCAGGAGTCAAACAATGGTTCTGGTCTGGAGGAAAATTGCAATGCACATAATTCCACTGATGTCCATGGTCAGAATGTTGGAGTGTCTGAATCAGATATGGAGCATGACAAGAACAAGATATATGAAGAGAACTTT GCCAAATTACAGGAACAAGTCAGAGAGTTGGAGTATGAGAAAGCTTTGTGGTTCCAGAAACAGGCAATCTATGCCCCCCTTAAA GCCAACTTGGAGGAGAAAATTAAAGTTTTACAGGAAGAAGTAGACTTATGTGCGCAAAAAGAG GCTTTTGTAGAGGAGAAACTCAAGAATGTCGAGAGTTTCAAAGACAGCTTGGTTCTAACAGAG ATCTCATTGAAGGAAAGGATTGCTAGGGTAGAGGAAGCTAGCACTGCACTTGATACACAG GTAAAAGAGTTGCAAGGATTGAGAAACACTTTTTTCGAAGAAAATCAACAGTTGATGGAAAAGGTGACGGGCTTGGAGCAAAAGATTCAAAGCATTGAGGAGAGAGCTCCTTCACATGAAAACTTGACTGAGACGATGACAAAG GTGAATGAACCATACATTGTACCTGAAAAACATGGTGGTCATCCTTCTGGTACTGACCTTAATAGGGTCGAGATGCTGGATAGAGCTTCCTCTCCAAGTCATTATGTATCAGACTTCAGGGAAAAGATAAAGGATTCAGGTGAAACTGTTCATCCCTCCGTCCAACTGCAGGAGAACTTTGGTGCTAATAATGGCATCAATGACTTGGATTCTGAAACTGTTAACCGACCAGGACCACCACCATCAGATGAGCCAAGAGGAAGTGAACCCGCAACAGTTCCATTTGATGAAATTCAAATTCACAAGGAAGACTTAACTGGAGTTAAGAATAATGAAATAGCAGAGGCAGTTCCTCTCTCAGACGCCCCACTTATTGGAGCCCCTTTCCGGTTGATTTCTTTCATGGCCAAATATGTTAGTGGCGCTGATCTGGTGAAACAGAACAGCTCGAGATCTGGCCACTAA
- the LOC103972359 gene encoding uncharacterized protein LOC103972359 isoform X2, whose product MDAKKKKNKKKKGNQNKVAEDATSNSEKVAVQESNNGSGLEENCNAHNSTDVHGQNVGVSESDMEHDKNKIYEENFAKLQEQVRELEYEKALWFQKQANLEEKIKVLQEEVDLCAQKEAFVEEKLKNVESFKDSLVLTEISLKERIARVEEASTALDTQVKELQGLRNTFFEENQQLMEKVTGLEQKIQSIEERAPSHENLTETMTKLPEDDFSAQQTEASSALFGDQTSGSTELSEKVNEPYIVPEKHGGHPSGTDLNRVEMLDRASSPSHYVSDFREKIKDSGETVHPSVQLQENFGANNGINDLDSETVNRPGPPPSDEPRGSEPATVPFDEIQIHKEDLTGVKNNEIAEAVPLSDAPLIGAPFRLISFMAKYVSGADLVKQNSSRSGH is encoded by the exons ATGgatgcaaagaagaagaagaacaagaaaaagaaaggcaACCAGAATAAAGTTGCAGAAGATGCCACATCCAATTCTGAAAAAGTGGCTGTGCAGGAGTCAAACAATGGTTCTGGTCTGGAGGAAAATTGCAATGCACATAATTCCACTGATGTCCATGGTCAGAATGTTGGAGTGTCTGAATCAGATATGGAGCATGACAAGAACAAGATATATGAAGAGAACTTT GCCAAATTACAGGAACAAGTCAGAGAGTTGGAGTATGAGAAAGCTTTGTGGTTCCAGAAACAG GCCAACTTGGAGGAGAAAATTAAAGTTTTACAGGAAGAAGTAGACTTATGTGCGCAAAAAGAG GCTTTTGTAGAGGAGAAACTCAAGAATGTCGAGAGTTTCAAAGACAGCTTGGTTCTAACAGAG ATCTCATTGAAGGAAAGGATTGCTAGGGTAGAGGAAGCTAGCACTGCACTTGATACACAG GTAAAAGAGTTGCAAGGATTGAGAAACACTTTTTTCGAAGAAAATCAACAGTTGATGGAAAAGGTGACGGGCTTGGAGCAAAAGATTCAAAGCATTGAGGAGAGAGCTCCTTCACATGAAAACTTGACTGAGACGATGACAAAG CTTCCTGAAGATGATTTCTCTGCACAACAAACAGAAGCATCCAGTGCCCTGTTTGGTGATCAAACATCTGGAAGTACAGAGCTTTCGGAGAAG GTGAATGAACCATACATTGTACCTGAAAAACATGGTGGTCATCCTTCTGGTACTGACCTTAATAGGGTCGAGATGCTGGATAGAGCTTCCTCTCCAAGTCATTATGTATCAGACTTCAGGGAAAAGATAAAGGATTCAGGTGAAACTGTTCATCCCTCCGTCCAACTGCAGGAGAACTTTGGTGCTAATAATGGCATCAATGACTTGGATTCTGAAACTGTTAACCGACCAGGACCACCACCATCAGATGAGCCAAGAGGAAGTGAACCCGCAACAGTTCCATTTGATGAAATTCAAATTCACAAGGAAGACTTAACTGGAGTTAAGAATAATGAAATAGCAGAGGCAGTTCCTCTCTCAGACGCCCCACTTATTGGAGCCCCTTTCCGGTTGATTTCTTTCATGGCCAAATATGTTAGTGGCGCTGATCTGGTGAAACAGAACAGCTCGAGATCTGGCCACTAA